A DNA window from Streptomyces canus contains the following coding sequences:
- a CDS encoding HIT family protein: MLHCMTSEPEQQLGVGTQDAFQRLWTPHRMAYIQGENKPTGPGADDGCPFCSIPAKSDEDGLVVRRGRLVYAVLNLYPYTGGHLMVVPYRHVADYTDLTDPETAELAGLTKQAMTALRTASGAHGFNIGMNQGTVAGAGIAAHLHQHIVPRWGGDTNFMPVVGHTKVLPQLLGDTRKMLAEAWPSE; the protein is encoded by the coding sequence ATGCTGCACTGCATGACGAGTGAGCCGGAGCAGCAGTTGGGAGTGGGGACGCAGGACGCGTTCCAGCGTCTGTGGACCCCCCACCGGATGGCCTACATCCAGGGCGAGAACAAGCCGACCGGCCCGGGTGCCGACGACGGCTGTCCCTTCTGCTCGATTCCGGCCAAATCCGACGAGGACGGCCTGGTCGTCCGGCGCGGCCGGCTGGTGTACGCGGTGCTCAACCTCTACCCCTACACCGGCGGCCATCTGATGGTCGTGCCCTACCGTCATGTGGCCGACTACACCGACCTCACCGATCCGGAGACCGCTGAGCTGGCCGGGCTGACCAAGCAGGCGATGACTGCCCTGCGGACGGCCTCCGGGGCGCACGGCTTCAACATCGGCATGAACCAGGGGACGGTCGCCGGGGCGGGCATCGCCGCCCACCTCCACCAGCACATCGTCCCGCGCTGGGGTGGCGACACGAACTTCATGCCGGTCGTCGGCCACACGAAGGTGCTGCCGCAGCTGCTGGGCGACACCCGCAAGATGCTGGCGGAGGCCTGGCCCAGCGAGTGA
- a CDS encoding potassium channel family protein, whose amino-acid sequence MAFLTAYALQVLAPLHKAALDLCLAVTLAAWALFAVDYAVRWHLSGQRLRFVRTHMLDTVVLFLPLLRPLRVVKLYETVQRRHGRPRLALHARVIVYAGLAALLLGFTGALAVYQQEHDAPGATIRTFGDAVWWTCATLATVGYGDVVPVTSRGRLIAVGVMAIGLALLGAVTGTFASWLLQVFAREDDERPPGS is encoded by the coding sequence CTGGCCTTTCTCACGGCGTACGCACTCCAGGTCCTGGCCCCTCTCCACAAGGCCGCGCTCGATCTCTGCCTGGCGGTGACACTGGCCGCCTGGGCGCTGTTCGCCGTCGACTACGCGGTGCGTTGGCACCTGAGCGGGCAGCGCCTGCGCTTCGTACGGACGCACATGCTGGACACCGTGGTGCTGTTCCTGCCGCTGCTGCGCCCGCTCAGGGTCGTGAAGCTGTACGAGACCGTGCAGCGCCGGCACGGACGGCCCCGGCTCGCCCTGCACGCGCGCGTGATCGTGTACGCCGGTCTGGCGGCCCTTCTGCTGGGCTTCACCGGTGCCCTCGCCGTCTACCAGCAGGAACATGACGCGCCCGGTGCGACCATCCGCACCTTCGGGGACGCCGTCTGGTGGACCTGCGCCACCCTCGCCACCGTCGGCTACGGCGACGTGGTTCCGGTCACCTCGCGCGGACGCCTGATCGCGGTCGGTGTGATGGCCATCGGGCTGGCCCTGCTCGGCGCGGTGACGGGAACCTTCGCCTCCTGGCTGCTCCAGGTGTTCGCGCGGGAGGACGACGAAAGGCCCCCGGGAAGCTGA
- the thrS gene encoding threonine--tRNA ligase has translation MSDVRVIIQRDSEREERVVTTGTTAAELFAGERSIIAARVGGELKDLSYVLSEGEEVEGVEISSEDGLNILRHSTAHVMAQAVQELFPEAKLGIGPPVKDGFYYDFDVEKPFTPEDLKAIEKKMQEIQKRGQKFSRRVVTDESAREELADEPYKLELIGLKGSASSDDGADVEVGAGELTIYDNLDAKTGDLCWKDLCRGPHLPSTRNIPAFKLMRNAAAYWRGSEKNPMLQRIYGTAWPTKDELKAHLDFLAEAEKRDHRKLGSELDLFSIPEQIGSGLAVFHPKGGIIRRVMEDYSRRRHEEEGYEFVYTPHATKGKLFEQSGHLDWYADGMYPPMQLDEGVDYYLKPMNCPMHNLIFDARGRSYRELPLRLFEFGTVYRYEKSGVVHGLTRARGFTQDDAHIYCTREQMSEELDKTLTFVLGLLRDYGLTDFYLELSTKDPEKFVGSDEVWEEATETLRQVAEKQGLPLVPDPGGAAFYGPKISVQTKDAIGRTWQMSTIQLDFNLPERFELEYTSPDGSKQRPVMIHRALFGSIERFFAVLLEHYAGAFPAWLAPVQAVGIPIGDAHVEYLEKFAAAAKKQGLRVEVDSSSDRMQKKIRNAQKQKVPFMVIAGDEDMSGGSVSFRYRDGSQENGIPFDEAIAKIVKVVEERAQV, from the coding sequence GTGTCAGACGTCCGTGTGATCATCCAACGCGATTCCGAGCGGGAAGAGCGCGTGGTGACGACGGGCACTACGGCCGCCGAGCTCTTCGCCGGCGAGCGCTCGATCATCGCCGCGCGCGTGGGCGGCGAGCTGAAGGACCTGTCGTACGTCCTGTCCGAGGGCGAGGAGGTCGAGGGCGTCGAGATCTCCTCCGAGGACGGGCTCAACATCCTGCGCCACTCCACCGCGCACGTCATGGCGCAGGCCGTGCAGGAGCTCTTCCCCGAGGCCAAGCTGGGCATCGGCCCGCCGGTCAAGGACGGCTTCTACTACGACTTCGACGTCGAGAAGCCGTTCACGCCCGAGGATCTCAAGGCCATCGAGAAGAAGATGCAGGAGATCCAGAAGCGGGGACAGAAGTTCTCCCGCCGGGTGGTGACCGACGAGTCCGCTCGCGAGGAACTGGCCGACGAGCCCTACAAGCTGGAGCTGATCGGCCTCAAGGGCTCCGCGTCCTCCGACGACGGCGCCGACGTCGAGGTCGGTGCCGGTGAGCTGACGATCTACGACAACCTGGACGCCAAGACCGGCGACCTGTGCTGGAAGGACCTCTGCCGTGGTCCCCACCTGCCCTCCACCCGGAACATCCCGGCGTTCAAGCTGATGCGCAACGCGGCCGCCTACTGGCGCGGCAGCGAGAAGAACCCGATGCTCCAGCGCATCTACGGCACCGCGTGGCCGACCAAGGACGAGCTGAAGGCGCACCTCGACTTCCTCGCCGAGGCCGAGAAGCGCGACCACCGCAAGCTGGGCTCCGAGCTCGACCTGTTCTCCATCCCGGAGCAGATCGGATCCGGCCTCGCCGTGTTCCACCCCAAGGGCGGCATCATCCGCCGCGTGATGGAGGACTACTCGCGCCGCCGCCACGAGGAGGAGGGCTACGAGTTCGTCTACACCCCGCACGCGACGAAGGGGAAGCTCTTCGAGCAGTCCGGGCACCTGGACTGGTACGCCGACGGCATGTACCCGCCCATGCAGCTCGACGAGGGCGTGGACTACTACCTCAAGCCCATGAACTGCCCGATGCACAACCTGATCTTCGACGCGCGCGGCCGCTCGTACCGCGAACTGCCGCTGCGCCTCTTCGAGTTCGGGACCGTGTACCGGTACGAGAAGTCGGGCGTCGTGCACGGCCTCACGCGCGCACGCGGTTTCACGCAGGACGACGCGCACATCTACTGCACCCGTGAGCAGATGTCGGAGGAGCTCGACAAGACGCTCACCTTCGTCCTCGGCCTGCTGCGCGACTACGGCCTGACCGACTTCTACCTGGAGCTGTCCACCAAGGATCCGGAGAAGTTCGTCGGCTCGGACGAGGTCTGGGAAGAGGCCACGGAGACGCTGCGCCAGGTCGCCGAGAAGCAGGGGCTGCCCCTGGTCCCGGACCCGGGTGGCGCCGCCTTCTACGGCCCGAAGATCTCCGTCCAGACCAAGGACGCCATCGGCCGCACCTGGCAGATGTCGACCATCCAGCTGGACTTCAACCTGCCGGAGCGCTTCGAGCTGGAGTACACCTCGCCGGACGGCTCCAAGCAGCGTCCGGTCATGATCCACCGCGCGCTGTTCGGCTCCATCGAGCGGTTCTTCGCCGTGCTCCTGGAGCACTACGCGGGCGCCTTCCCGGCGTGGCTGGCCCCGGTCCAGGCGGTCGGCATCCCGATCGGCGACGCGCACGTGGAGTACCTGGAGAAGTTCGCCGCGGCCGCCAAGAAGCAGGGTCTGCGGGTCGAGGTCGACTCCTCCTCGGACCGGATGCAGAAGAAGATCCGCAACGCCCAGAAGCAGAAGGTGCCCTTCATGGTCATCGCGGGCGACGAGGACATGTCGGGCGGCTCGGTGTCCTTCCGCTACCGCGACGGCTCGCAGGAGAACGGCATCCCGTTCGACGAGGCCATCGCGAAGATCGTCAAGGTCGTGGAGGAGCGGGCGCAGGTCTGA
- a CDS encoding DUF4365 domain-containing protein — MAIAQPERGGLLPERTGPLRGTLATTACMETLQVGYLHAVAAAAGCSLSQPFPDNGIDWHVSHGSPGHTVDDEVTIKVQLKCTYQVAPDPPGRSFSFTLDNDHLRKLARTPVSVHKILVVMLVPRTQDDWLRAGHDRLDLRHCCYWVNLAGHAITGRTRTTVRIPTNRIFDDRALCEIMTRVGTGGRP, encoded by the coding sequence ATGGCGATAGCGCAGCCCGAGCGGGGCGGGCTGCTGCCCGAACGCACGGGCCCTCTTCGCGGCACGCTCGCCACCACCGCCTGCATGGAGACACTGCAGGTGGGCTATCTGCACGCTGTCGCGGCGGCGGCCGGCTGCTCGTTGTCCCAACCCTTTCCGGACAACGGCATCGACTGGCACGTCAGTCACGGCTCGCCCGGACACACCGTCGACGACGAGGTCACCATCAAGGTGCAGCTCAAGTGCACCTACCAAGTCGCCCCCGACCCACCGGGCCGCTCCTTCTCCTTCACGCTCGACAACGACCATCTGCGCAAACTCGCCCGCACCCCGGTGTCGGTCCACAAGATCCTGGTGGTCATGCTCGTGCCGCGAACCCAGGACGACTGGCTGCGCGCCGGCCACGACCGCCTGGACCTCAGACACTGCTGCTACTGGGTCAACCTGGCCGGGCACGCGATCACCGGCCGGACCCGGACCACCGTGCGGATCCCCACCAACCGCATCTTCGACGACCGGGCGCTGTGCGAGATCATGACGCGGGTCGGGACGGGAGGCAGACCATGA